The Frondihabitans australicus genome includes a region encoding these proteins:
- a CDS encoding mannitol dehydrogenase family protein, which translates to MPDVSPLTAAALSAPARAVREQRRPGVVHLGLGAFHRSHQAWYTQRAGGSAGSVAAAGSTGAAGSQEPTGERPWGIVAFTGRRPDAAATLAEQDCVYTLVTRSADGDEASLVDAIVAAHDGGDSEVWRAAVASPETAVITLTVTEAAYRHVDGGADLAAPDVMADIDALRRGESASTVPGRLVDGLRARRGADAGTLAVVSCDNLTGNGDIARDVVLSVANAVDSDLAAWIRANASFVSSMVDRITPATTEADRADATRLTGFDDRAVVVAEPFAEWVLSTRVAADGPTDAFPAGRPAWESAGAVFVDDLEPYEHRKLWLLNAGHSLLAYLGPLLGHETIDEAMSDPRCTEPLEQLWDEAAEVLPLPADEIDDARAALRERFRNPRIRHRLRQIAADGSVKLPVRVVAPLRERLARGLPVGPGAATALAAWHLHVSRQADLVSDRGAAGLGAESSVSDVLELLAPDLATRPEPVAAVEAAEDRILRLLDTPDRHRSPQQQGAPA; encoded by the coding sequence ATGCCTGACGTCTCTCCCCTGACCGCGGCCGCGCTCTCGGCTCCGGCTCGTGCCGTGCGCGAGCAGCGGCGACCGGGCGTCGTGCACCTCGGGCTCGGCGCCTTCCACCGGTCGCACCAGGCCTGGTACACGCAGCGTGCGGGCGGATCGGCCGGGTCGGTCGCGGCCGCCGGGTCGACCGGTGCGGCCGGGTCGCAGGAGCCGACGGGCGAGCGCCCCTGGGGCATCGTCGCCTTCACCGGCCGTCGCCCCGACGCCGCGGCGACCCTCGCCGAGCAGGACTGCGTCTACACCCTCGTGACCCGCAGCGCCGACGGCGACGAGGCGTCGCTCGTCGACGCGATCGTCGCCGCGCACGACGGCGGAGACTCCGAGGTGTGGCGCGCGGCCGTCGCCTCCCCCGAGACCGCCGTCATCACCCTCACGGTCACCGAGGCCGCCTATCGCCACGTCGACGGCGGCGCCGACCTCGCCGCGCCCGACGTGATGGCCGACATCGACGCCCTCCGCCGTGGCGAGTCGGCCTCGACGGTGCCGGGTCGGCTCGTCGACGGCCTGCGCGCACGGCGGGGCGCCGACGCCGGGACCTTGGCCGTCGTCTCCTGCGACAACCTCACCGGCAACGGCGACATCGCGCGTGACGTGGTGCTCTCGGTCGCGAACGCCGTCGACTCCGACCTCGCCGCGTGGATCCGGGCGAACGCATCGTTCGTCTCGTCGATGGTCGACCGCATCACGCCCGCGACGACCGAGGCCGACCGCGCGGACGCCACTCGCCTCACGGGCTTCGACGACCGGGCCGTCGTCGTCGCCGAGCCGTTCGCGGAGTGGGTCCTCTCCACACGCGTCGCCGCCGACGGGCCGACCGATGCCTTCCCCGCGGGCCGTCCGGCCTGGGAGTCCGCCGGCGCCGTCTTCGTCGACGACCTCGAACCGTACGAGCACCGGAAGCTGTGGCTCCTCAACGCCGGCCACTCGCTCCTCGCCTACCTCGGCCCGCTCCTCGGGCACGAGACGATCGACGAGGCGATGTCCGACCCGCGGTGCACCGAACCGCTCGAGCAGCTGTGGGACGAAGCCGCCGAAGTGCTGCCGCTCCCCGCCGACGAGATCGACGACGCGAGGGCGGCCCTCCGCGAGCGCTTCCGCAACCCCCGCATCCGGCACCGGCTGCGGCAGATCGCCGCCGACGGCTCGGTAAAGCTTCCCGTCCGCGTCGTCGCGCCTCTCCGCGAGCGCCTCGCCCGAGGGCTCCCCGTCGGCCCAGGCGCCGCGACGGCCCTGGCCGCCTGGCACCTTCACGTGAGTCGGCAGGCGGACCTCGTCTCCGATCGAGGGGCCGCCGGGCTCGGAGCCGAGAGCAGCGTCTCCGACGTGCTCGAGCTGCTCGCGCCGGACCTCGCCACGAGGCCGGAGCCGGTCGCTGCGGTCGAGGCCGCGGAAGACCGGATCCTGCGCCTTCTCGACACCCCCGACAGACACCGTTCACCCCAGCAGCAAGGAGCACCCGCATGA
- a CDS encoding carbohydrate ABC transporter permease: protein MTATQAIRVREHPAPRRARRRDRSAEITRLLPRPLLVIVIAVLLVVTLIPVVYILLSSVNSDVGVARGEFLPSSFTLAHYSEIWTTVALGRGLVNSVVVAGSVAIVCAFVAVATAYVLVRYEFRGRLTFLRALLALQSIPGTLLLLPVFVMFSSIASATGVQIVGTRWGLFITYLTFALPFSTWVMVTYLRGLPKELEEAARIDGASSWRILTRIVLPLSWPGVVVSGIFAFLLGWNDVLFASIMTTPDSRTAAVALQVFGAAQEGGALPVYGQMMAAALVCAVPVVVLYLVFQRYLVGGLTAGGVK, encoded by the coding sequence ATGACCGCGACCCAGGCCATCCGGGTGCGCGAGCACCCCGCACCCCGCCGCGCGCGCCGACGCGATCGCAGCGCCGAGATCACGCGGCTCCTGCCGAGGCCCCTGCTCGTGATCGTGATCGCCGTGCTGCTCGTCGTCACGCTGATCCCGGTCGTCTACATCCTGCTCTCCAGCGTCAACTCCGACGTGGGCGTGGCCCGCGGCGAGTTCCTGCCATCGTCGTTCACGCTGGCGCACTACTCCGAGATCTGGACCACCGTCGCGCTCGGCCGCGGCCTCGTCAACAGCGTCGTGGTCGCAGGATCCGTCGCGATCGTCTGCGCCTTCGTCGCCGTCGCGACCGCCTACGTGCTCGTCCGATACGAGTTCCGCGGCCGGCTCACCTTCCTGCGCGCCCTGCTCGCGCTGCAGTCGATCCCGGGAACGCTGCTCCTGCTGCCGGTGTTCGTCATGTTCTCGAGCATCGCCTCGGCGACGGGCGTTCAGATCGTCGGGACGCGGTGGGGCCTGTTCATCACGTACCTCACGTTCGCCCTGCCGTTCTCGACCTGGGTGATGGTGACGTACCTCCGCGGCCTCCCGAAGGAGCTCGAGGAGGCCGCGCGGATCGACGGTGCGTCGTCGTGGCGGATCCTCACCCGGATCGTGCTGCCGCTGTCATGGCCCGGAGTCGTGGTGTCGGGGATCTTCGCGTTCCTCCTCGGCTGGAACGACGTGCTCTTCGCCTCGATCATGACCACACCCGACTCCCGCACCGCCGCCGTGGCACTGCAGGTGTTCGGCGCAGCCCAGGAGGGAGGCGCACTGCCCGTCTACGGGCAGATGATGGCGGCCGCGCTCGTGTGCGCCGTGCCCGTCGTCGTCCTCTATCTCGTCTTCCAGCGCTACCTCGTCGGTGGCCTCACAGCAGGAGGGGTCAAATGA
- a CDS encoding sugar phosphate isomerase/epimerase family protein, producing MRFSVFTASTPEWTPAEVVANLKEQGWDGVEWRVVDQPAAAPSSDGTAAVGFWAGNRATWPLTGLEESVPEILRLTREAGLGMSGIGGYAQASDHENVERMLAATAALGAGQVRVTMPRTDTGEDYPSVFARTRADLEWVVSRAAEHGVKALVELHHETITPSASAARRLLEGLDPAHVGAIHDLGNLVNEGFENHRAAFELLGDYLAHVHVKNARWVTDGSRRDDGSLVWRHEWATLRDGQADVGRYLTDLREHGYDGWVTLEDFSTDLPLADRTRDNLAWLHSLVGANA from the coding sequence ATGAGGTTCTCCGTCTTCACCGCGTCGACCCCCGAGTGGACGCCCGCCGAGGTCGTCGCGAACCTCAAAGAGCAGGGCTGGGACGGCGTCGAGTGGCGTGTCGTCGACCAGCCGGCCGCGGCCCCGTCGTCCGACGGCACCGCCGCGGTCGGGTTCTGGGCGGGCAATCGTGCCACGTGGCCGCTGACGGGGCTCGAGGAGAGCGTTCCCGAGATCCTGCGCCTCACACGCGAAGCGGGCCTTGGGATGTCGGGCATCGGCGGCTACGCGCAGGCCTCCGACCACGAGAACGTCGAGCGGATGCTCGCGGCGACGGCGGCGCTCGGAGCCGGCCAGGTGCGGGTCACGATGCCGCGCACCGACACTGGCGAGGACTACCCGTCGGTGTTCGCACGCACGCGTGCCGACCTGGAGTGGGTGGTCTCGCGCGCCGCCGAGCACGGCGTCAAGGCGCTCGTCGAGCTGCACCACGAGACCATCACCCCGTCGGCGTCGGCCGCGAGGCGGCTGCTCGAGGGGCTCGACCCGGCGCACGTCGGGGCGATCCACGACCTCGGCAATCTGGTCAACGAGGGCTTCGAGAACCACCGCGCCGCCTTCGAGCTGCTCGGCGACTACCTCGCCCACGTGCACGTCAAGAACGCCCGCTGGGTGACTGACGGCTCGCGTCGTGACGACGGGTCACTCGTGTGGCGGCACGAGTGGGCCACTCTGCGAGACGGCCAGGCCGACGTCGGGCGGTACCTCACCGACCTGCGCGAGCACGGGTACGACGGATGGGTGACCCTCGAGGACTTCTCGACCGACCTCCCGCTCGCCGACCGCACGCGCGACAACCTCGCCTGGCTGCACTCGCTCGTGGGTGCGAATGCCTGA
- the manD gene encoding D-mannonate dehydratase ManD: protein MIIDRAEVVVTSPDRNFVTLRLTTDDGLVGLGDATLNGRELAVVAYLREHVVPLLIGRDAHRIEDTWQFLYRSAYWRRGPVTMAAIAAVDVALWDIKAKAANMPLYQLLGGASRTGLLTYGHASGKSLDELFDSVRSHQEQGYKAIRIQTGVPGLKSIYGIASNATFEANKGVRYDHEPAQRGSLPNEEDWDTRSYLRHVPTVFEAVRNEFGPEIPLLHDGHHRMTPIQAASLGKSLEPYDLFWLEDVTPAENPEALRLVRQHTTTPLAIGEIFNTVWDYQQIIREQLIDYVRSAVTHTGGITHLRRVMDYAAQYQIKSGFHGPTDISPVGMAAAMHLGLAIHNFGIQEYMKHGARTDEVFQQSFTFEDGMLHPGSQPGLGVTLDVDEAGKYPYEQAYLPYNRLADGTVHDW, encoded by the coding sequence ATGATCATCGACAGGGCCGAGGTCGTCGTCACCAGCCCCGACCGCAACTTCGTCACGCTGAGGCTCACGACCGACGACGGTCTCGTGGGACTCGGCGACGCCACCCTGAACGGGCGCGAGCTCGCCGTGGTGGCGTACCTGCGCGAGCACGTGGTGCCGCTGCTGATCGGGCGGGATGCGCACCGGATCGAGGACACCTGGCAGTTCCTCTACCGCTCGGCCTACTGGCGGCGCGGCCCGGTGACGATGGCCGCCATCGCGGCCGTCGACGTCGCCCTCTGGGACATCAAGGCGAAGGCGGCGAACATGCCGCTCTACCAGCTGCTCGGCGGGGCGTCGCGGACGGGCCTGCTCACCTACGGGCACGCGTCGGGCAAGTCGCTCGACGAGCTGTTCGACTCCGTGCGATCGCACCAGGAGCAGGGGTACAAGGCCATCAGGATCCAGACCGGCGTGCCCGGCCTGAAGTCGATCTACGGCATCGCGTCGAACGCCACCTTCGAGGCCAACAAGGGCGTGCGCTACGACCACGAGCCCGCCCAGCGCGGCTCGCTGCCCAACGAGGAGGACTGGGACACCCGCTCGTACCTCCGCCACGTGCCGACGGTGTTCGAGGCGGTGCGGAACGAGTTCGGCCCCGAGATCCCGCTGCTGCACGACGGGCACCACCGGATGACGCCGATCCAGGCCGCGTCGCTCGGCAAGTCGCTCGAGCCCTACGACCTCTTCTGGCTGGAGGACGTCACGCCCGCCGAGAACCCGGAGGCGCTGCGGCTCGTGCGCCAGCACACCACGACGCCGCTCGCGATCGGCGAGATCTTCAACACGGTGTGGGACTACCAGCAGATCATCCGCGAGCAGCTCATCGACTACGTCCGGTCGGCGGTGACCCACACCGGCGGCATCACGCACCTGCGCCGGGTGATGGACTACGCGGCGCAGTACCAGATCAAGTCGGGATTCCACGGGCCGACCGACATCTCGCCGGTGGGCATGGCGGCCGCGATGCACCTCGGGCTCGCGATCCACAACTTCGGGATCCAGGAGTACATGAAGCACGGCGCGCGCACCGACGAGGTGTTCCAACAGTCGTTCACGTTCGAGGACGGCATGCTGCACCCGGGATCGCAGCCCGGGCTCGGCGTGACCCTCGACGTCGACGAGGCCGGCAAGTACCCGTACGAGCAGGCGTACCTCCCGTACAACCGGCTGGCCGACGGGACCGTGCACGACTGGTAG
- a CDS encoding sugar phosphate isomerase/epimerase family protein, with the protein MTTTQSTRTLTWTLSGFGDEIDHDPEVQTAVLSSLGARHIEVRGAWGTNIVDLDETQLRALGAVFERRGFSVSAIASPIGKVPVADPAADEVARLERAVRAAHTLGSEYIRVFSFYPAAGQDADEIREPVMERMRLLADVAEREGVTLLHENEKEIFGDIPRRVLDIVTTVDSPALRLAWDNANFVQCGVKPFTEAWPLLHEYVDYLQVKDALFATGEVVPAGLGDGELLETVTALRDRGYNGFASLEPHLADTNSLGGFSGPAEFGRAARAFRTLTDQIGVITA; encoded by the coding sequence ATGACCACAACCCAGTCCACACGCACTCTCACCTGGACCCTCTCGGGCTTCGGCGACGAGATCGACCACGACCCCGAGGTCCAGACGGCCGTGCTGTCGTCGCTCGGCGCCCGCCACATCGAGGTCCGCGGGGCCTGGGGCACCAACATCGTCGACCTCGACGAGACTCAGCTGCGAGCGCTGGGGGCCGTGTTCGAGCGACGCGGATTCTCGGTGTCGGCGATCGCCTCGCCCATCGGCAAGGTGCCGGTCGCGGATCCTGCGGCCGACGAGGTCGCCAGACTCGAACGGGCGGTGCGGGCGGCCCACACTCTCGGCTCGGAGTACATCCGCGTGTTCTCGTTCTACCCGGCTGCCGGCCAGGACGCCGACGAGATCCGCGAGCCGGTCATGGAGCGCATGCGCCTGCTCGCCGACGTCGCCGAGCGCGAGGGCGTGACGCTCCTGCACGAGAACGAGAAGGAGATCTTCGGCGACATCCCGCGGCGCGTCCTCGACATCGTCACCACGGTCGACTCCCCCGCCCTCCGCCTCGCCTGGGACAACGCGAACTTCGTCCAGTGCGGCGTCAAGCCGTTCACCGAGGCGTGGCCGCTGCTGCACGAGTACGTCGACTACCTCCAGGTGAAGGACGCCCTGTTCGCCACCGGCGAGGTCGTCCCCGCCGGGCTCGGCGACGGAGAGCTGCTCGAGACCGTCACAGCGCTGCGCGACCGCGGCTACAACGGCTTCGCCTCGCTCGAGCCCCACCTCGCCGACACGAACTCCCTCGGCGGATTCTCGGGCCCCGCCGAGTTCGGCCGGGCCGCCCGCGCCTTCCGCACCCTCACCGATCAGATCGGAGTCATCACCGCATGA
- a CDS encoding Gfo/Idh/MocA family protein, whose amino-acid sequence MSTPTLHVAVVGCGVIGRHHARVITAHEGLTVTAAVDAVLPAATALADEAQAAGVARPAVAATLEAALDEAEVDLVVICSPSGLHVQLAETALAAGRHVVIEKPLDVSVARARQIAGLARDAATRGLVVSVISQHRFDPANALVARAAHDGTFGRVTSGVASIGWWRSQDYYDSGEWRGTWALDGGGAVMNQGVHTVDLLVWMLGRPVEITAQTGLVAHERVEVEDVAVATIRFESGALAVVHATTAAYPGDLTRIQVHGDRGTGVVTDDRLEYFHAAPRDVEMGIQGSLDKANQAAGLLPDDQMVGGPAEADHFLRGHSRQYDDIVAAIREGRAPGVTVDDALLSLATVKSIYVAATLGRPVRVDDVLTGVLDDQAVTVGAHA is encoded by the coding sequence ATGAGCACCCCCACCCTCCACGTCGCCGTCGTCGGCTGCGGCGTCATCGGCCGCCACCACGCCCGCGTCATCACCGCCCACGAGGGCCTCACCGTGACGGCCGCCGTCGACGCCGTCCTTCCCGCCGCGACAGCCCTCGCCGACGAGGCGCAGGCCGCAGGAGTCGCGCGGCCCGCCGTCGCCGCCACCCTCGAGGCCGCTCTCGACGAGGCCGAGGTCGACCTCGTCGTCATCTGCTCGCCGTCGGGCCTCCACGTCCAGCTCGCCGAGACGGCCCTGGCCGCCGGCCGCCACGTCGTCATCGAGAAGCCCCTCGACGTGAGCGTCGCCCGCGCCCGCCAGATCGCAGGCCTCGCCCGCGACGCCGCGACGCGCGGCCTCGTCGTCTCCGTGATCAGCCAGCACCGCTTCGATCCGGCGAACGCGCTCGTCGCGCGGGCCGCCCACGACGGCACCTTCGGCCGCGTCACCTCCGGCGTCGCGTCGATCGGCTGGTGGCGGAGCCAGGACTACTACGACTCGGGCGAGTGGCGCGGCACCTGGGCGCTCGACGGCGGCGGCGCCGTCATGAACCAGGGCGTCCACACGGTCGACCTGCTCGTCTGGATGCTCGGCCGACCGGTCGAGATCACCGCCCAGACCGGGCTCGTCGCCCACGAGCGCGTCGAGGTCGAGGACGTCGCCGTCGCCACGATCCGCTTCGAGTCGGGCGCACTTGCCGTCGTCCACGCCACGACAGCCGCCTACCCCGGCGACCTCACCCGGATCCAGGTGCACGGCGACCGCGGCACCGGCGTCGTCACCGACGACCGGCTCGAGTACTTCCACGCGGCACCCCGCGACGTCGAGATGGGCATCCAGGGCTCGCTCGACAAGGCCAACCAGGCGGCAGGGCTCCTGCCCGACGACCAGATGGTCGGCGGTCCGGCCGAGGCCGACCACTTCCTGCGCGGTCACTCGCGCCAGTACGACGACATCGTCGCCGCGATCCGCGAGGGTCGAGCCCCCGGTGTGACCGTCGACGACGCCCTGCTGTCGCTCGCCACGGTGAAGTCGATCTACGTCGCGGCGACGCTCGGGCGCCCCGTGCGCGTCGACGACGTCCTCACCGGTGTGCTCGACGACCAGGCCGTCACGGTGGGAGCCCACGCATGA